In Nostoc sp. GT001, a genomic segment contains:
- a CDS encoding nitrite reductase (NAD(P)H) small subunit, translating into MTQIFEGATKTDNYIRVAQLAEVQTAGSLLVHKEKHTIALFYSNNTVYAIDNRCPHMGFPLQGSTCKDGIVTCPWHYARFDLASGGTFDSWADDVPCFPVEIRDGEVWVNLAPPVNPHAHHRQRLQDGLEQNISLVIAKSTLALLDIGVNPTEPFLMGLEFGTRYNKAGWSKGLTIHTCMMNLLPYLDVEDKPRALFHGLSAVANDSAGAPPEFVVHPLPNSKVDFATLKSWFRQFIQVRDAEAAQRCLVSAVRSGANSKQIADMLFCAATDRRYLDIGHTLDFINKALEALDTINWQAAESILASLVSGLANASRMEESNSWRYPVDLVAILEAAFEQLPTVLSVGKSQQGSWSQPEELIPILLGEDPQAIADSLLNALKAGCTEEQLAGVVTYTAALRVARFHTNNDFGDWNSAHHPFTFANAVHQALQRVPTVELLRGVFDAAMSVYLNRFLNVPPARLPEPKDIGENPEQLLQQLPDLLNRQQQVNQTGQLVANYLYSGGSAERLMAKLGKLMLRENRDFHVIQEIEAAFRQYSLLGQTSAGIHILVAASRYLAAHSPTMRSQGQTYQIAERLHQGARLFEES; encoded by the coding sequence ATGACTCAAATATTTGAAGGTGCGACGAAAACAGACAATTATATCCGTGTTGCTCAACTTGCAGAAGTTCAGACAGCAGGCAGTTTGTTAGTCCATAAGGAAAAGCATACGATTGCTTTGTTTTACTCAAATAATACAGTTTACGCAATTGATAACCGTTGTCCTCACATGGGCTTTCCCTTACAAGGAAGCACTTGCAAAGATGGTATTGTTACCTGTCCTTGGCATTATGCCCGCTTTGACCTTGCTAGTGGTGGAACCTTTGACTCGTGGGCAGATGATGTTCCTTGTTTCCCGGTAGAAATCCGTGATGGTGAAGTTTGGGTAAATTTAGCACCACCAGTTAATCCTCATGCTCACCACCGCCAACGTCTGCAAGACGGTTTAGAGCAAAATATTTCTTTAGTGATTGCAAAATCAACGCTGGCACTTTTAGATATAGGAGTGAACCCGACAGAACCATTTCTCATGGGGCTAGAATTTGGCACTCGTTATAACAAAGCGGGTTGGAGTAAAGGTTTGACTATCCACACCTGTATGATGAATCTACTACCTTATCTCGATGTAGAAGACAAACCTCGTGCTTTATTCCACGGGCTATCGGCAGTAGCTAATGATAGTGCGGGGGCACCACCAGAGTTTGTCGTTCACCCATTACCCAACTCGAAAGTAGATTTTGCGACTCTCAAAAGCTGGTTTCGCCAATTTATTCAAGTACGGGATGCGGAAGCGGCTCAAAGATGTTTAGTATCTGCTGTTCGTTCGGGAGCTAATTCAAAGCAAATAGCAGATATGTTGTTCTGTGCTGCCACGGATCGGCGCTATCTTGATATTGGGCATACGCTTGATTTTATCAATAAAGCATTAGAAGCCCTTGATACTATAAATTGGCAAGCAGCAGAATCAATTCTGGCTAGCCTAGTTTCGGGTTTAGCCAATGCTTCTCGGATGGAAGAATCCAACTCCTGGCGCTACCCTGTAGATTTGGTGGCAATATTAGAGGCGGCTTTTGAGCAATTACCAACTGTATTAAGTGTGGGAAAATCTCAACAAGGAAGTTGGTCACAACCAGAGGAACTAATACCAATTTTATTAGGTGAAGACCCACAAGCGATCGCAGACTCACTATTGAATGCACTGAAAGCAGGTTGTACTGAAGAACAATTAGCTGGCGTAGTTACTTATACAGCAGCATTACGAGTAGCTCGTTTCCACACTAATAATGACTTTGGAGATTGGAATTCAGCCCACCATCCATTCACGTTTGCAAATGCCGTACATCAAGCTTTACAAAGAGTACCAACAGTCGAACTACTCAGAGGTGTGTTTGATGCGGCGATGAGTGTATATTTAAATCGTTTTTTGAATGTTCCACCAGCACGCCTGCCAGAACCCAAAGACATCGGGGAAAATCCCGAACAATTACTCCAGCAGCTACCGGATTTATTAAACCGTCAGCAGCAAGTAAACCAGACAGGGCAATTAGTTGCTAATTATTTATACAGTGGTGGTAGTGCTGAAAGACTGATGGCAAAACTGGGGAAATTGATGCTGCGAGAAAACCGTGATTTTCATGTCATTCAAGAAATAGAAGCCGCTTTTCGTCAGTATTCTTTGCTCGGTCAAACTTCGGCTGGAATTCATATACTAGTGGCTGCATCTCGATATTTAGCCGCTCATTCTCCGACAATGCGATCTCAAGGACAAACTTATCAAATTGCGGAACGTTTACATCAGGGCGCTCGCTTATTTGAAGAATCGTGA
- the rplL gene encoding 50S ribosomal protein L7/L12: MSAATDQILEQLKTLSLLEASELVKQIEEAFGVSAAAPVGGMMMMPGAGGAAPAEEAVEQTEFEVILESVPADKKIAVLKIVRELIGLGLKEAKDLVEAAPKAVKEGVAKDAAEDAKKRIEEAGGKVTVK; this comes from the coding sequence ATGTCTGCTGCAACCGATCAAATTTTAGAACAACTAAAAACTCTTTCTTTGCTGGAAGCTTCTGAGTTAGTCAAGCAAATTGAAGAAGCTTTTGGTGTAAGTGCTGCTGCACCTGTTGGTGGCATGATGATGATGCCTGGTGCTGGTGGTGCTGCTCCTGCTGAAGAAGCTGTTGAGCAAACCGAGTTTGAAGTGATTCTCGAATCAGTTCCAGCTGATAAGAAGATTGCCGTGCTGAAGATTGTCCGGGAATTGATCGGTTTGGGTCTGAAAGAAGCTAAAGACTTGGTGGAAGCTGCACCCAAGGCAGTTAAAGAAGGTGTTGCTAAGGATGCCGCTGAAGATGCTAAGAAGCGGATCGAAGAAGCTGGCGGTAAGGTGACTGTTAAGTAG
- the rplJ gene encoding 50S ribosomal protein L10 gives MGRTLENKKEIVADLKETLSESTLALVIEYQGLTVAEISDLRRRLRPTGTVCKVTKNTLMGIAIKDDEKWQPMSELLNGSSAFLLVKEDFSSAIKAYQEFQKVTKKTELRGGVLEGRLLKEPDVKVLGDLPSKEQLIAQIAGAINALATKIAVGINEVPGSLARALQAVADQEQSGGSTETVAVQDSSTESTAEGDSSTETAAE, from the coding sequence ATGGGTAGAACACTAGAAAATAAAAAAGAAATAGTAGCTGACCTCAAAGAAACTTTGAGTGAGTCAACTCTGGCACTGGTAATAGAGTATCAGGGACTAACTGTTGCTGAAATTAGCGATTTACGGCGGCGGCTGCGTCCCACTGGTACTGTTTGTAAGGTTACGAAGAACACCCTAATGGGCATTGCCATTAAAGATGATGAAAAATGGCAACCTATGTCGGAATTGCTCAATGGTTCTTCCGCCTTTTTGCTGGTAAAAGAAGATTTTTCATCGGCAATTAAGGCATACCAAGAATTCCAAAAAGTCACCAAGAAGACAGAACTTCGCGGTGGTGTACTGGAAGGTCGCCTACTCAAAGAACCTGATGTCAAGGTACTAGGAGACTTGCCATCTAAGGAACAACTCATTGCACAAATTGCTGGGGCTATCAACGCTTTGGCTACCAAGATTGCTGTGGGTATCAACGAAGTTCCTGGTTCGCTGGCTCGCGCTTTGCAGGCTGTGGCCGACCAAGAGCAAAGTGGTGGTAGCACCGAAACCGTTGCTGTCCAAGATAGCAGCACCGAAAGCACTGCTGAAGGTGATAGTAGCACTGAAACTGCTGCTGAATAG
- a CDS encoding metallophosphoesterase family protein, translating into MTSAPQLLTDPFLQLPTATSVQVVWFTEFAGVNHTVTYGENLKQTARASTTKLSRTREDQQSRVANQTQDGQVYQKPVQRDIWRHEAEVTGLTPGVRVNYRVTSVQEDGKSVDSDVFSLAATPKSDTPLKILLTSDHQLKPMTAANLQKVVETVGRVDGVWFVGDLVNVSDRASEWFDDNVGGALFPGLQGRAKYEITHDGVKTTYTGGQIIQHAPMFTCIGNHEVMGRFARTGSLNDEFDDTIPRVVAQKIYPDKSLIDNSFNTNTYEEIFSLPKSKEGGKRYYAVSFGDTRLVVLYITNMWRTPKLDGKFKGRYREAEKDLNNPENWGYGQVIYEPIAKGSKQYNWLESELNSPEFQQAKYKVVMFHHPPHTLGDNIVPAYTEPVQIIKRDSGNIKAVRYEYPKDADYIIRDVIPLLDAANVQLVFYGHSHLWNRFVSSSGMHFLETSNVGNTYGAAWGDRKREVPIGYQEDYVKLGDPNGLEPIVPTIAPLLGEDGKPIPYIASNDITVFSIFDTGTGTISSYRFDTRKPDSEVLKFDEFKLK; encoded by the coding sequence ATGACATCAGCACCCCAACTACTCACCGACCCCTTTTTGCAATTGCCAACAGCAACTTCAGTGCAAGTAGTTTGGTTTACTGAATTTGCTGGTGTTAATCACACAGTAACCTACGGCGAAAATCTTAAACAAACTGCTAGGGCAAGTACTACCAAACTCAGTCGCACACGTGAAGACCAACAATCAAGAGTTGCAAACCAAACCCAAGACGGACAAGTTTATCAAAAACCCGTTCAGCGGGACATTTGGCGACATGAGGCTGAGGTAACTGGGTTAACTCCTGGTGTGCGGGTTAACTATCGTGTCACGAGTGTGCAAGAAGATGGCAAAAGTGTTGACAGTGATGTTTTCAGCCTTGCAGCTACTCCCAAATCAGATACACCACTAAAAATTCTACTGACCTCAGATCATCAATTAAAGCCGATGACAGCGGCAAATCTGCAAAAGGTGGTAGAAACAGTTGGACGAGTTGATGGCGTGTGGTTTGTAGGTGATTTGGTCAATGTTAGCGATCGCGCCTCAGAATGGTTTGATGATAATGTTGGTGGTGCTTTGTTTCCTGGCTTACAAGGTCGTGCTAAATATGAAATAACCCACGATGGTGTTAAAACAACCTACACTGGTGGACAAATAATTCAACACGCACCCATGTTTACTTGCATTGGCAATCATGAGGTGATGGGGCGCTTTGCCAGAACGGGAAGTTTAAATGATGAATTTGATGATACAATTCCTCGTGTCGTCGCTCAAAAAATTTATCCAGATAAATCTTTAATCGATAATTCTTTTAATACTAATACCTATGAAGAGATTTTCTCTTTACCAAAAAGTAAAGAGGGTGGAAAAAGGTATTATGCAGTTAGTTTTGGTGATACGCGTTTGGTAGTACTTTACATTACGAATATGTGGCGAACTCCCAAATTAGATGGAAAGTTTAAGGGTAGATATCGAGAAGCTGAAAAGGATTTAAATAATCCTGAAAATTGGGGTTATGGACAGGTGATTTATGAGCCAATTGCTAAAGGCAGCAAGCAATATAATTGGCTAGAGTCGGAACTTAACAGCCCTGAGTTTCAACAAGCAAAATACAAAGTTGTGATGTTCCACCATCCGCCCCATACTTTGGGTGATAATATAGTTCCTGCTTATACAGAACCAGTACAGATAATTAAACGCGATAGTGGCAATATCAAAGCAGTGCGTTACGAGTATCCCAAAGACGCAGATTATATCATTCGTGATGTTATTCCTTTATTAGATGCGGCTAATGTGCAATTGGTCTTCTATGGGCATTCCCATTTATGGAACCGCTTTGTTAGTTCCAGTGGAATGCACTTTTTGGAAACATCTAATGTAGGTAATACTTACGGTGCTGCTTGGGGTGATAGAAAGCGAGAAGTGCCAATTGGATATCAAGAGGATTATGTTAAGCTTGGCGATCCCAATGGGTTAGAACCGATAGTACCAACAATTGCCCCTTTGTTAGGTGAAGATGGAAAGCCGATACCTTATATTGCGAGTAATGATATTACGGTTTTTAGTATCTTTGATACTGGGACGGGTACGATAAGCAGTTATCGTTTTGATACTCGCAAGCCTGACTCG